A stretch of Desulfitobacterium dichloroeliminans LMG P-21439 DNA encodes these proteins:
- a CDS encoding ABC transporter permease: protein MHLSAIKHQIMVTFMLLSTTSISSFIACYLSYRGFFNERKQLTI, encoded by the coding sequence ATGCATTTGTCAGCAATTAAGCATCAGATTATGGTGACATTCATGCTGCTTTCTACTACTTCTATTTCCTCGTTCATAGCCTGTTATTTATCTTATCGAGGCTTTTTTAACGAGAGAAAGCAACTCACGATATGA
- a CDS encoding heavy-metal-associated domain-containing protein, with product MKKKVSIEGMSCGHCVNHVREALSELNGVTQVEVSLEGKHAIVEANQDVSGDAIKAAIEEVGYEVVGVQEA from the coding sequence ATGAAAAAGAAAGTATCGATCGAGGGAATGAGCTGCGGACATTGCGTGAATCATGTTCGGGAGGCTTTAAGTGAACTGAATGGAGTAACTCAGGTTGAAGTAAGTCTTGAAGGCAAACATGCTATAGTCGAAGCAAACCAAGATGTAAGCGGCGATGCTATCAAAGCAGCCATTGAAGAAGTTGGATACGAAGTTGTAGGTGTCCAAGAAGCATAA
- a CDS encoding DUF2809 domain-containing protein has protein sequence MVVKRNRWTYLALVVITMLLGLGSRQFSGYLPKVINFYLGDALWALMIFFLFACIFRNKETFGVAAIAILFAYGIEISQLYHAPWIDALRQTTLGGLVLGYGFLWRDLAAYTIGVGIGALVDQKINLK, from the coding sequence GTGGTTGTCAAAAGAAATCGATGGACTTACCTTGCCCTAGTAGTGATCACGATGCTGCTAGGCCTAGGGAGTCGGCAATTTTCAGGGTATTTACCTAAGGTTATCAACTTTTACTTAGGGGATGCTCTGTGGGCTCTTATGATTTTCTTTTTATTTGCTTGCATCTTTCGAAACAAAGAAACTTTCGGGGTTGCAGCGATAGCCATACTTTTTGCTTATGGAATTGAAATCAGCCAACTCTATCATGCTCCGTGGATTGACGCCCTAAGGCAAACCACGTTGGGCGGGTTAGTATTGGGATATGGTTTTCTGTGGAGGGATTTAGCAGCTTACACCATCGGGGTGGGTATAGGAGCATTGGTGGATCAAAAAATAAACTTAAAATAA
- a CDS encoding heavy metal translocating P-type ATPase, with translation MASKTLKIEGMTCAACAKTVERVTKKLGGVTESNVNLATEKLNISFDEDKLTVGDIQAAVEKAGYKALTDALSKTMKIEGMTCAACAKTVERVTRKLEGVNEADVNLATEKLTINYEPSLVKVLDIKKAIEKAGYKAIEEETTVDTDKERKEEERKQLWRRFLLSAIFTVPLLYMAMGHMFGEVIGLRLPLFIDPMMNPLNFALTQLLLTIPVMIAGRRFFTVGFKSLFRGSPNMDSLIAMGTSAAFLYGLYAIVQVFGGNAAYVDQLYFEAAGTIITLISLGKYLEAVTKGKTSEAIKKLMGLAPKTALVVRDGKEVVINIDEVEVGDVIIVKPGEKMPVDGEVIEGNTAVDESMLTGESIPVEKNIGDNIIGASINKNGTIKYRATRVGKDTALAQIIKLVEDAQGSKAPIAKLADVISGYFVPIVIGIATLSALAWYFIGGQSTVFALTIFISVLVIACPCALGLATPTAIMVGTGKGAEHGVLIKSGVALETTHKIKTIVFDKTGTITEGKPKVTDVLVADGITQSDLLQLAASAEKGSEHPLGEAIVKDAEEKGLEFKKLDSFKAIPGHGIEVDIEGKHLLLGNRKLMVESKVSLENMEEASDRLAEEGKTPMYIAMDNRLAGIIAVADTVKENSKKAIERLHNMGIEVVMITGDNKRTAEAIAKNVGIDRVLAEVLPQDKANEVKKLQAEGKKVAMVGDGINDAPALAQADIGIAIGSGTDVAMESADIVLMRSDLMDVPTAIHLSKSTIRNIKQNLFWAFGYNTLGIPIAMGVLYIFGGPLLNPMFAAAAMSFSSVSVLLNALRLKGFKPVR, from the coding sequence GTGGCTAGTAAAACATTAAAAATAGAAGGAATGACCTGTGCAGCTTGCGCTAAGACGGTAGAAAGGGTCACCAAAAAACTCGGAGGAGTTACGGAGTCCAATGTCAATTTAGCGACGGAAAAGCTCAATATTAGTTTTGACGAGGATAAGCTGACCGTTGGAGATATTCAAGCTGCAGTAGAAAAGGCAGGCTATAAGGCACTTACTGATGCACTCAGCAAAACAATGAAAATTGAAGGGATGACCTGTGCGGCTTGTGCTAAAACGGTAGAAAGAGTTACGCGGAAGCTTGAAGGTGTAAATGAAGCCGATGTGAATTTGGCCACGGAAAAGCTGACCATTAACTATGAACCATCACTTGTAAAAGTTTTGGATATAAAGAAGGCCATCGAAAAAGCGGGATATAAGGCTATAGAAGAAGAGACTACAGTTGACACTGATAAAGAGCGGAAAGAGGAAGAAAGGAAGCAACTCTGGAGGAGATTCCTATTATCGGCCATCTTCACAGTCCCCCTACTCTATATGGCTATGGGGCATATGTTTGGTGAAGTTATAGGATTAAGGCTGCCACTGTTCATCGATCCCATGATGAATCCGCTTAACTTTGCTCTCACTCAACTGTTATTAACGATTCCTGTAATGATTGCAGGAAGACGCTTCTTTACAGTAGGTTTCAAATCCTTATTCCGGGGAAGTCCTAATATGGATTCCCTCATTGCCATGGGGACATCGGCAGCCTTTCTATATGGATTATATGCTATCGTGCAGGTTTTTGGCGGAAATGCAGCCTATGTTGATCAGCTCTACTTCGAAGCAGCGGGGACCATTATTACTTTAATTTCTCTGGGTAAATATCTAGAGGCTGTTACAAAAGGTAAGACTTCAGAAGCCATCAAGAAACTGATGGGACTTGCACCCAAAACAGCCCTTGTCGTTAGAGATGGAAAAGAAGTTGTCATCAACATCGATGAGGTTGAAGTCGGAGACGTGATTATCGTCAAACCCGGTGAAAAGATGCCTGTTGATGGTGAAGTGATCGAGGGAAATACGGCCGTAGACGAATCCATGCTTACTGGGGAAAGCATACCGGTAGAAAAGAATATCGGAGACAATATTATTGGGGCAAGTATTAATAAGAACGGAACCATTAAATATCGAGCGACTCGGGTCGGGAAGGATACGGCACTAGCCCAAATCATCAAGCTCGTTGAGGATGCCCAAGGTTCCAAGGCCCCGATAGCTAAACTTGCCGATGTCATTTCCGGGTACTTTGTTCCCATCGTTATCGGGATTGCCACCTTATCCGCTTTAGCCTGGTACTTCATAGGCGGGCAGTCCACTGTTTTTGCCTTAACCATCTTTATCTCGGTCTTGGTCATCGCCTGCCCCTGTGCTTTAGGCTTAGCTACTCCAACTGCAATTATGGTGGGGACAGGCAAGGGAGCTGAACATGGGGTTTTGATTAAAAGCGGTGTGGCTTTAGAAACGACTCATAAGATAAAGACCATTGTCTTTGATAAAACCGGTACGATCACCGAAGGTAAACCCAAGGTTACCGATGTGCTGGTGGCCGATGGGATAACTCAAAGTGATTTGCTTCAACTGGCTGCTTCTGCAGAGAAGGGTTCAGAGCATCCTTTAGGGGAGGCTATCGTCAAAGATGCAGAAGAAAAAGGCTTGGAATTTAAAAAGCTCGATTCCTTTAAAGCCATTCCAGGGCATGGAATTGAAGTGGATATCGAAGGAAAACACCTTCTGCTGGGTAACAGAAAACTAATGGTTGAAAGCAAGGTATCTCTAGAGAACATGGAAGAAGCATCAGATCGCTTAGCTGAAGAAGGCAAGACTCCGATGTATATCGCCATGGATAATAGACTGGCAGGCATCATTGCTGTAGCGGATACGGTAAAAGAGAATAGTAAAAAAGCCATTGAAAGGCTTCATAACATGGGCATTGAAGTCGTCATGATTACCGGTGACAATAAGAGAACTGCTGAAGCTATTGCTAAAAACGTAGGGATAGACAGAGTCTTAGCCGAAGTTTTGCCCCAGGATAAAGCCAATGAAGTTAAAAAGCTACAGGCCGAAGGAAAAAAGGTGGCTATGGTAGGGGACGGTATTAATGACGCTCCGGCTCTGGCCCAAGCTGATATCGGTATAGCCATCGGTTCAGGAACAGATGTGGCCATGGAATCCGCAGATATTGTTCTGATGCGAAGTGATCTAATGGATGTACCCACAGCGATTCATTTGAGTAAGAGCACAATACGGAACATTAAACAAAACTTATTCTGGGCCTTTGGTTACAATACCCTAGGTATACCCATTGCCATGGGAGTTCTCTACATTTTTGGCGGACCCTTACTAAATCCCATGTTTGCAGCTGCAGCCATGAGTTTTAGTTCTGTATCTGTATTATTGAATGCATTACGCTTGAAAGGGTTTAAACCCGTTCGTTAG
- a CDS encoding PspA/IM30 family protein, producing the protein MGLFSHTEVLLHANILDLVNKAEAPEKLLNLYIERVAEESRNLVTQANRAIFDKTQLVERIKKLRVEIAMRAKLASLAEKEGEDDLARTALDLKKQAETSMADCEVQLIDQIQTLEALYENLRILIEKIGKAEQVRNNFVIRQHWEETKPPMYCYIAK; encoded by the coding sequence ATGGGATTATTTTCACATACTGAAGTTTTACTTCACGCAAATATTCTGGACTTAGTGAACAAGGCCGAGGCCCCAGAGAAACTCTTAAATCTTTATATTGAAAGGGTAGCTGAAGAGTCTCGAAACTTAGTGACTCAAGCTAATAGGGCAATATTCGATAAAACTCAGCTAGTAGAACGGATTAAAAAACTACGTGTAGAAATTGCGATGAGAGCAAAGCTAGCTTCATTAGCTGAAAAAGAGGGAGAAGATGATTTAGCGCGGACTGCTCTCGACTTAAAGAAACAAGCCGAAACCAGTATGGCTGATTGCGAAGTGCAACTGATCGACCAAATTCAAACATTAGAAGCGCTATATGAAAATCTACGCATCTTAATTGAAAAGATAGGTAAGGCAGAACAAGTGCGAAATAACTTCGTAATACGTCAACACTGGGAGGAGACTAAGCCCCCAATGTACTGTTACATAGCAAAATAA
- a CDS encoding GGDEF domain-containing protein: MISIGNIYALFFHTLSMPLFDSTLIHCLILGSGFGIINFLLANWYMAKNAQIKRDNESLKSKVYGDDLTGLLNRKALELECNNFNNQVFSVLFVDVDDFRMYNNRYGHKSGDRVLHQVGDVIRAIIRSGDNAYRYGGEEIVVLLKDCEKINALQIAEKIRVQVSRIDNTPYPPITISLGVASCPEDGHSIQDVLEKSDSALLLAKRLGKNRTLAFDG; encoded by the coding sequence ATGATAAGTATTGGTAATATATATGCTCTGTTTTTTCATACTTTATCGATGCCCTTGTTTGATAGTACTCTGATTCATTGTCTTATTTTGGGATCTGGATTTGGAATAATTAATTTCCTGCTTGCGAACTGGTACATGGCTAAAAATGCTCAAATTAAGCGCGATAACGAAAGCCTCAAATCGAAGGTATATGGAGATGATTTAACAGGATTGCTTAATCGTAAAGCACTTGAATTAGAGTGTAATAATTTCAATAATCAAGTTTTTTCCGTGCTATTTGTTGATGTGGATGATTTTAGGATGTATAATAATCGATATGGACATAAAAGCGGAGACCGTGTCCTTCACCAAGTGGGTGATGTAATAAGAGCAATAATTCGATCTGGGGATAATGCATACCGTTATGGAGGAGAGGAAATTGTTGTGTTACTTAAGGATTGTGAAAAGATAAATGCTCTGCAAATTGCCGAAAAGATTCGCGTTCAGGTAAGCCGCATAGATAATACCCCTTATCCACCAATAACCATTTCCTTAGGAGTTGCAAGCTGTCCCGAGGATGGACACTCAATTCAGGATGTTCTTGAGAAGTCCGATTCAGCGCTATTACTAGCAAAGAGGTTAGGCAAAAATCGTACCTTAGCCTTTGATGGTTAA
- a CDS encoding DUF2680 domain-containing protein: MKKKIALGVLTLSLMIGGATTAFAQTDLSKAGELKDLYSQMFNLQKQIVEKQVEAGAMNKEDAKSAKKFIDQNQEYRNQAIDNGDLGGFNGQHCGGNGPNMMNQGPSSTNYNL; encoded by the coding sequence ATGAAAAAGAAAATTGCCTTAGGAGTCCTCACATTATCTCTTATGATCGGTGGAGCCACAACGGCTTTTGCCCAAACAGACTTGTCTAAAGCTGGTGAACTTAAAGACCTCTACAGCCAAATGTTTAATTTGCAAAAACAGATTGTTGAGAAACAAGTAGAAGCCGGTGCAATGAACAAAGAGGACGCAAAATCGGCTAAGAAATTTATCGATCAAAACCAAGAATATCGTAATCAAGCCATTGATAACGGAGACCTTGGAGGTTTTAATGGTCAACATTGCGGAGGCAACGGCCCAAATATGATGAATCAAGGCCCTAGTTCAACAAACTATAACCTTTAA
- a CDS encoding methyl-accepting chemotaxis protein, producing MKISFKIGLANFILVLLIIILGSTFVITEQRTINRFNDLAENNYPLQILLKDIQVNIQGRGMSELSFIVTQDTMHLEMISHQTDAIKASLDQAKTLNNDIAESERIEILEKDLEEYLILSQMVENKVKSKDIAGAQKIHYGEEMMAIDQLNKDVSELLEHKTKAVAANIENIRQISTRGLTLAFTISIIFVLLAALSWLWLTKTIVNPLRNLTEVSSKIANGDLSLRLNIRHQAKDEVQLLSNHFGIMVDNLRGVIQQVQHNVLTAKQTVDTLAIQMEGAQASSEEMAASIEEVAGHLHTQQKGIEDIVEAVNRTAEGIIQIEQMESTTLDVVRQNRIQALAGNETNQRAIDQMGKMVLQEQQMTGKIQQLVVESEQIQSIVEIITGLAAQTNLLALNAAIEAARAGSHGQGFAVVAEEVRKLAEQSANSAKEIALISSSIRQGMQNVVEVMQVTTQVVEQGMESVRESGEGFEQILNASNEAVTTVEQVNQAIQRISAEAQVIEKSIQEISLASRNVNQSAEQIQAGSQEEAAAMVEITTQIQDFVTILQDLKKKVDQFIV from the coding sequence GTGAAAATTAGCTTCAAAATAGGCTTGGCAAATTTTATTCTGGTACTTCTCATTATTATCTTGGGAAGCACTTTTGTCATTACCGAACAAAGGACAATCAATCGATTTAATGATCTAGCTGAGAATAACTACCCCTTACAGATTTTGCTGAAGGATATACAAGTTAATATTCAGGGCCGTGGGATGAGCGAGCTTAGCTTTATTGTGACACAAGATACTATGCATTTGGAAATGATTTCGCACCAGACGGATGCAATTAAAGCAAGCTTAGACCAAGCCAAAACGCTTAATAACGATATAGCAGAATCAGAAAGAATTGAAATTCTTGAAAAAGATCTCGAAGAGTATCTAATACTCAGTCAAATGGTTGAAAACAAAGTTAAATCAAAAGATATAGCTGGTGCTCAAAAAATTCACTATGGCGAAGAGATGATGGCAATTGATCAATTGAATAAAGACGTTAGTGAACTCCTTGAACACAAGACTAAGGCGGTTGCAGCCAATATTGAGAATATTCGTCAAATATCCACACGAGGCCTAACTCTTGCGTTCACAATTAGCATCATTTTCGTGCTTTTGGCTGCTTTAAGCTGGCTTTGGCTAACCAAGACTATTGTCAATCCTCTGAGAAATTTAACAGAGGTCAGTTCAAAAATTGCCAATGGGGATTTGTCATTAAGGCTCAACATACGACATCAGGCAAAAGATGAAGTTCAACTTCTTTCAAATCATTTTGGAATAATGGTAGACAACCTACGTGGAGTGATTCAACAAGTACAGCATAACGTCTTGACGGCCAAACAGACCGTAGATACTTTAGCCATTCAGATGGAAGGAGCCCAGGCTTCATCCGAAGAAATGGCGGCATCCATCGAGGAGGTCGCAGGTCATTTACATACTCAGCAGAAGGGCATTGAAGACATCGTAGAGGCTGTTAATCGAACAGCAGAGGGAATTATTCAAATTGAACAAATGGAAAGTACGACACTAGATGTCGTAAGGCAAAATAGAATACAGGCATTAGCAGGAAATGAAACAAACCAGAGGGCAATTGATCAGATGGGAAAGATGGTCCTTCAAGAGCAGCAAATGACGGGAAAAATTCAGCAATTAGTAGTGGAATCTGAACAGATACAGAGTATTGTTGAAATTATCACGGGATTAGCAGCCCAAACGAATCTCTTGGCGCTTAATGCTGCAATCGAGGCTGCGCGTGCAGGAAGTCATGGTCAAGGATTTGCAGTAGTGGCAGAAGAGGTCAGAAAACTGGCAGAGCAATCGGCTAATTCCGCTAAGGAAATCGCCCTAATTAGTTCATCGATACGTCAAGGTATGCAAAATGTTGTGGAAGTGATGCAAGTTACCACTCAGGTCGTCGAGCAGGGGATGGAGAGTGTTCGGGAATCTGGGGAGGGATTTGAGCAGATATTAAATGCATCCAACGAGGCTGTAACGACAGTTGAACAGGTTAACCAAGCCATTCAGCGGATTTCTGCCGAGGCTCAGGTTATTGAAAAGTCGATTCAAGAGATATCTTTGGCTAGTCGCAATGTAAATCAGTCAGCAGAACAGATCCAAGCTGGAAGCCAAGAAGAAGCGGCAGCTATGGTAGAAATAACTACGCAAATTCAAGATTTTGTTACGATTTTGCAAGACTTAAAGAAGAAAGTAGATCAATTCATAGTCTAG
- a CDS encoding HD-GYP domain-containing protein, translating into MNYSLSKKFILLSLTAFLITGLQISLFVTNHIKTDKLNNIQESTLLTLDTILTPKLIPNDFQFSAPKSRTVSLNETLSNIAKSSDIFGIRIWNTESEEIFSTNIPISYDGGKEIAQALNGKIQSNFLNMDWEQPQGRSAHEVIQIFSPIALDQKIVGVYEVYTSYDIKSHIVTLNITITGITFFGLLILYIFLLRNISNASQTLLSQNESLVRQKLSLEQSYAQLDLSYRNTVMALSNAVDARDKYTARHSQRVAGIATAIGQIMEIDSLSLQHLELAALLHDIGKIGIPDEILHKPGKLSEYEFEIIRLHPSIGFNILKDINFLDSVLPIILHHHERYDGHGYPEGIKGESIPFESRIIAVADTYDAMTSDRPYRKGLIRDVAIQEIQRCAGTQFDPIIVEAFMKIDLQSIHGNTHSQSEEKLA; encoded by the coding sequence ATGAATTATTCTCTTTCCAAAAAGTTTATACTCCTAAGTCTTACCGCATTTCTTATTACTGGACTCCAGATTAGTCTTTTCGTTACTAACCATATAAAAACTGATAAGCTAAATAATATTCAAGAATCTACCTTATTAACTCTAGATACAATTCTTACTCCAAAACTAATTCCAAATGATTTTCAATTTTCTGCCCCTAAAAGCAGGACTGTTTCCTTAAATGAAACTTTAAGTAATATTGCAAAATCTTCAGATATCTTCGGAATACGAATTTGGAATACAGAAAGTGAAGAGATATTTTCAACAAATATTCCTATCTCTTATGATGGTGGAAAAGAAATTGCCCAAGCTTTAAATGGCAAAATTCAAAGTAATTTTTTGAATATGGACTGGGAACAACCACAGGGTCGTAGTGCACATGAAGTTATTCAGATCTTTTCACCTATTGCCTTAGATCAGAAAATAGTAGGTGTTTACGAAGTCTATACTTCCTACGACATTAAGAGTCATATTGTTACTTTGAATATAACTATTACTGGAATAACCTTCTTTGGGTTATTAATCCTCTATATTTTTCTTTTACGCAACATCTCCAATGCTTCTCAGACCTTACTCTCACAAAACGAATCGTTAGTAAGGCAAAAACTCAGCTTAGAACAATCTTATGCTCAATTAGATTTATCCTACAGAAATACTGTTATGGCACTTTCAAACGCCGTAGATGCTCGTGATAAATATACTGCTAGACATTCTCAAAGAGTTGCAGGTATCGCTACTGCCATTGGTCAAATAATGGAAATTGATTCACTAAGCCTCCAACATCTTGAGTTAGCTGCTCTTTTACATGATATAGGGAAAATCGGGATTCCTGATGAAATCCTACATAAACCCGGTAAACTCTCTGAATATGAATTTGAAATAATCAGGCTTCATCCTTCAATTGGTTTCAATATCTTAAAAGATATTAATTTTCTCGATAGCGTGTTACCTATCATCCTTCATCATCATGAAAGATATGATGGACATGGTTACCCTGAAGGTATTAAAGGAGAGTCTATCCCCTTTGAATCTCGCATCATTGCGGTCGCAGACACCTATGACGCCATGACCTCAGATCGTCCTTATCGAAAGGGTCTGATCCGTGACGTAGCCATTCAAGAAATACAGAGATGCGCTGGAACACAGTTCGATCCCATTATTGTCGAGGCCTTTATGAAAATTGACTTACAGAGTATACACGGAAACACCCACTCCCAATCCGAAGAGAAATTAGCTTAG
- a CDS encoding metal-sensitive transcriptional regulator has product MGDEINENCSTCETETSGTRTAHHDEKIIKELINRLNRIEGQVRGVKGMIERHVYCDDVLNQITSAQSALDGVSKLLLEKHFKSCVKDRLSQGDDEVIDELLKTIFRMKR; this is encoded by the coding sequence ATGGGTGACGAAATCAATGAGAACTGTTCTACCTGTGAAACTGAAACCAGCGGTACAAGAACAGCCCACCATGACGAAAAGATAATTAAAGAGTTAATTAATCGCCTGAATCGAATTGAAGGGCAGGTTCGTGGTGTTAAAGGCATGATTGAAAGGCATGTCTATTGTGATGATGTACTGAATCAGATCACTTCGGCGCAATCTGCTTTAGATGGTGTGTCTAAGTTGTTACTGGAAAAGCACTTTAAATCTTGTGTCAAGGATCGTTTAAGTCAGGGTGATGATGAAGTCATCGACGAACTATTGAAAACTATATTCCGCATGAAAAGGTAG
- a CDS encoding tRNA threonylcarbamoyladenosine dehydratase — protein sequence MQHKFSRTEILIGKSALNKLSESTVIIFGVGGVGSYTAEALARAGVGHLILVDYDEICLTNINRQLHALYSTIGKAKVEVMKARILDINPKAKVEAIKEFFSAENAESFLGSKPDYVVDAIDTVSGKVTLAKECIQRNIPLISSMGAGNRLSAENYRITDISKTSGDPLAKAVRKLLRKEGITKGIKVVYSPDLPLTPLPTEADCRNNCICPGGDAHCAIKRQIPGSISFVPPVSGLLMAGQVVNDLIADCERVSD from the coding sequence ATGCAACATAAATTTTCGAGAACGGAAATTCTTATAGGCAAATCAGCTTTAAATAAACTTAGTGAAAGCACCGTCATCATTTTCGGTGTTGGAGGGGTGGGATCTTATACAGCTGAAGCACTGGCACGGGCTGGGGTAGGCCATTTAATTCTAGTGGACTACGACGAGATTTGTTTGACTAATATCAATCGTCAGCTTCATGCCCTCTACTCCACTATTGGCAAAGCCAAGGTTGAGGTTATGAAAGCACGAATTCTAGACATTAACCCTAAAGCGAAGGTGGAAGCCATCAAAGAGTTCTTTTCTGCCGAAAATGCAGAAAGCTTCCTAGGCAGTAAGCCTGACTATGTGGTGGATGCCATTGATACTGTCTCAGGTAAAGTTACTCTGGCCAAAGAATGTATCCAAAGAAATATTCCCCTCATCTCCAGTATGGGAGCCGGTAACCGTCTCTCCGCTGAGAATTATCGGATAACGGATATTTCCAAAACCAGTGGTGACCCTCTGGCGAAAGCTGTACGGAAATTACTGCGTAAGGAAGGGATAACCAAAGGGATCAAAGTCGTTTATTCTCCGGATCTCCCCCTTACGCCGCTGCCTACGGAAGCCGATTGCCGGAATAACTGCATTTGCCCAGGTGGAGATGCCCATTGTGCAATCAAACGGCAAATACCCGGTAGCATTTCCTTCGTCCCACCGGTGTCTGGACTTCTTATGGCTGGGCAAGTTGTTAATGATCTAATCGCAGATTGTGAGCGTGTTAGTGATTAG
- a CDS encoding oxidoreductase: MARKSALLIGASGLVGAKLLGLLLNDSEYEKVIIFVRKSLELKHPKVEEVVLEFDELAQYKVYFKVNDVFCCLGTTIKKAGTQEAFKKVDVEYPLEIAGIAKEMGAEKFLVISSMGANARSKVFYSRMKGILEQELEKIGMGSLHIFRPSLLLGDRKEFRVGESVSSLISKGLPFLFAGSLRKYKPIGAETVAKGMVLAAQSEAEGVFIHESYEIEKMN; this comes from the coding sequence GTGGCAAGAAAATCTGCACTGTTAATTGGGGCCAGTGGCTTGGTAGGAGCTAAACTGCTTGGCCTATTATTAAATGACTCGGAATATGAGAAAGTAATCATCTTTGTCAGAAAATCCCTTGAATTAAAACATCCGAAAGTAGAAGAGGTAGTGCTAGAATTTGATGAGCTAGCTCAGTATAAGGTTTATTTCAAAGTCAACGACGTATTCTGCTGTTTAGGAACAACTATTAAGAAAGCCGGAACTCAAGAGGCCTTTAAAAAGGTTGATGTGGAATATCCGCTGGAAATCGCTGGCATCGCCAAGGAAATGGGGGCTGAAAAGTTCCTCGTGATTAGTTCGATGGGGGCAAATGCCCGATCCAAGGTGTTCTACTCCCGCATGAAAGGCATCCTCGAGCAGGAACTTGAGAAAATAGGGATGGGTTCTCTACATATCTTTCGGCCCTCTTTGCTATTGGGAGATAGAAAAGAATTTCGGGTGGGTGAATCAGTGTCGTCATTGATTAGTAAAGGATTGCCCTTCCTCTTTGCAGGCTCCTTGAGGAAGTATAAACCAATTGGTGCAGAAACTGTAGCTAAGGGGATGGTTTTGGCAGCCCAAAGTGAGGCAGAAGGTGTCTTCATCCATGAGTCTTATGAAATAGAGAAAATGAACTAA
- a CDS encoding flavodoxin family protein, with amino-acid sequence MNVILVNGSPHAHGCTYVALEEVANTLNAEGIATQIFQLGTKPLTGCTACKSCAKIGHCIFPDSVNEFLDLAQAADGFVFGSPVHYAAAGGAITSFMDRIFYADSHAGRNTFYLKPAAAIVSARRAGTTAAFDQLNKYFTIAQMPVISSRYWNMVHGVTPEDVKKDLEGLQIMRILARNMAWFLKCKEAGIKAGVQFPEKEEGIHTNFIHD; translated from the coding sequence ATGAATGTGATATTAGTCAATGGTAGCCCACATGCCCATGGTTGTACATATGTTGCCCTAGAAGAAGTGGCCAATACCCTGAACGCTGAAGGAATTGCTACACAGATTTTCCAACTAGGAACAAAACCTTTAACTGGCTGCACCGCCTGCAAATCCTGCGCAAAAATAGGACATTGCATCTTCCCTGACTCTGTCAACGAGTTTCTTGATCTGGCTCAAGCAGCTGATGGATTTGTTTTTGGATCTCCTGTGCACTATGCAGCAGCGGGTGGTGCGATTACTTCTTTTATGGATCGGATTTTTTATGCAGACTCTCATGCTGGTAGAAATACCTTTTACTTAAAACCAGCAGCAGCTATTGTTTCTGCCAGGAGAGCTGGGACAACAGCCGCTTTTGATCAACTTAACAAATACTTCACCATAGCTCAGATGCCTGTAATATCCTCCCGCTATTGGAATATGGTCCACGGGGTTACGCCTGAGGATGTCAAAAAGGATTTAGAAGGTCTGCAGATAATGCGTATACTCGCAAGGAATATGGCTTGGTTCTTAAAGTGTAAAGAGGCAGGAATCAAAGCCGGAGTGCAGTTCCCTGAAAAGGAAGAAGGCATTCACACGAATTTTATCCATGACTAA